A part of Bartonella quintana genomic DNA contains:
- the tatC gene encoding twin-arginine translocase subunit TatC, whose product MNERDEVDANMAPLLEHLIELRQRIIVALIAFLIAFMMCFLVKDYILNFLIWPYQWAMKMSGGNPESIRLQSTQVWETFLTKMKLAAFGAAILSFPCTAFQFYSFIAPGLYKNERMAFLPFLISSPILFCIGGAFVYALLAPIMLWFSLSQQFLPGVHLRIEFIVRISDYLSFMTSFMLIFGLIFQLPLVTSLLTNVGLLTSHGLVSKRKWAILVSFVIAAIVTPSDFFTMFAVALPTIALYEISILIAYWIEKRKNPLKRSL is encoded by the coding sequence ATGAATGAGAGAGATGAAGTTGATGCCAATATGGCACCACTTTTAGAACATTTGATTGAACTTCGTCAGCGAATTATTGTTGCTCTGATCGCATTTTTAATAGCTTTTATGATGTGTTTTCTCGTCAAAGACTATATCTTAAATTTTTTGATATGGCCTTATCAGTGGGCAATGAAAATGTCGGGTGGTAATCCTGAAAGTATTCGTCTGCAATCAACACAAGTATGGGAAACTTTTTTAACGAAAATGAAACTTGCTGCTTTTGGGGCCGCTATTTTGTCATTTCCCTGTACGGCTTTTCAGTTTTATAGCTTTATCGCACCAGGTCTTTATAAAAATGAACGCATGGCTTTTTTACCATTTCTCATTAGTAGCCCTATCTTATTTTGTATTGGGGGAGCATTTGTTTATGCTCTATTAGCGCCGATAATGCTTTGGTTTAGTCTTTCTCAGCAATTTCTTCCAGGTGTTCATTTAAGAATAGAGTTTATAGTCCGTATCTCCGATTATTTGAGCTTTATGACATCGTTTATGCTGATTTTTGGTTTGATTTTTCAATTACCTCTTGTCACCAGTCTTTTAACGAACGTTGGACTTTTAACTTCTCATGGTTTGGTATCTAAACGAAAGTGGGCTATCCTCGTCTCTTTTGTAATTGCGGCGATAGTAACTCCATCGGATTTTTTTACTATGTTTGCAGTGGCTTTACCAACGATTGCTCTTTATGAGATTTCAATTTTAATTGCCTACTGGATAGAAAAGAGAAAAAATCCTCTTAAGAGAAGTTTATAA
- the tatA gene encoding twin-arginine translocase TatA/TatE family subunit produces MGNIFSPTHLIVILLIVLVLFGRGKVSELMGDVAKGIKAFKKNMKEEGELLEDKLEMSDYSKTTDVRPQQSQPLSVKRAAERRKGSSSFKEGKASVAKKQRGK; encoded by the coding sequence ATGGGTAATATTTTTTCACCAACACATTTAATTGTGATTTTACTGATTGTCCTTGTGCTTTTCGGACGCGGTAAGGTTTCTGAATTAATGGGCGATGTGGCTAAGGGGATTAAAGCTTTTAAAAAGAATATGAAGGAAGAAGGAGAACTTCTCGAGGATAAACTTGAAATGTCCGACTATTCCAAAACAACAGATGTTAGACCTCAACAATCTCAGCCGTTATCGGTGAAGCGTGCAGCAGAACGCAGAAAAGGTTCTTCTTCCTTTAAAGAAGGCAAGGCGTCTGTTGCTAAAAAACAGCGTGGAAAGTAA
- a CDS encoding protein-L-isoaspartate(D-aspartate) O-methyltransferase, whose protein sequence is MNQKGILRFHEELAGLVLKMRSKGIDDVRFFAALEKVPRQQFVASPWCNSAYDNKVIPIECGEYIERLEEQLLILFALSLKKKHRILEIGTGSGFCTALMACLSERVITIDRYKTLIDLARQKFQTLGIENIVLRQFDGSRTVTGFGSFDRILIWPSRSDEPKEFLELLTENGILIQAIGPDEGVQTITRYTKIGSRFECLEMFQVRYQPFIEGIAETL, encoded by the coding sequence ATGAATCAAAAGGGTATTTTACGATTTCATGAGGAGTTGGCCGGTCTTGTGCTGAAAATGCGCAGCAAAGGAATTGATGATGTTCGCTTTTTTGCAGCATTGGAGAAAGTTCCGCGGCAGCAGTTTGTGGCTTCTCCTTGGTGTAACAGCGCATATGATAATAAAGTTATCCCAATTGAGTGTGGTGAATATATTGAGCGTTTGGAAGAGCAGCTTTTGATCCTTTTTGCTTTATCGTTGAAAAAGAAACATCGCATCTTAGAAATTGGTACGGGTTCTGGTTTTTGTACTGCCCTTATGGCATGTCTTAGTGAACGTGTAATAACAATTGATCGCTATAAAACACTTATTGATTTGGCGCGTCAAAAATTTCAAACTTTGGGAATTGAGAATATTGTTTTACGACAGTTTGATGGAAGCCGTACTGTTACAGGTTTTGGATCGTTTGATCGTATTCTTATTTGGCCATCACGCTCTGATGAACCAAAGGAATTTTTAGAACTTTTAACTGAAAATGGCATTCTCATTCAAGCCATAGGACCCGATGAAGGGGTACAAACGATTACGCGTTATACAAAAATTGGTAGCCGATTTGAGTGCTTAGAAATGTTTCAAGTGCGCTATCAACCCTTTATTGAAGGTATTGCGGAAACACTTTGA
- a CDS encoding glycoside hydrolase family 3 N-terminal domain-containing protein: MTAHIVYKAVDERVPVTLSKRVIENVIRENISFDGFLMADDVVNESSFREYAFRKFFRFNT; this comes from the coding sequence ATGACTGCGCATATTGTCTATAAGGCAGTTGACGAGCGAGTTCCTGTAACGCTTTCTAAGAGAGTTATTGAGAATGTTATTCGTGAAAATATAAGTTTTGACGGGTTTTTAATGGCAGATGATGTTGTCAATGAAAGCTCTTTCAGGGAGTACGCTTTCAGAAAATTTTTCCGATTTAACACGTAA
- the serS gene encoding serine--tRNA ligase: MLDIKWIREYPEKLDEALAKRGIEPQAERLIKLDLERRSHVAKVQSAQERRNAASKEIGQALAACDQTMAEHLRAEVEEIKVFLSSATTEEKRLTENFERALSTLPNIPLDDVPLGKDGSDNVVIRHFGTPVMFDFTPKEHFDLGQNLKQMDFERASRLSGARFTVLSGALARLERALGQFMLDVHVDEHGYTEVSVPLLVRDEIVYGAAQLPKFADDLFRTTDGRWLISTAEVPLTNLVNNEILEISDLPLRFSSLTPCFRSEAGSAGRDTRGMLRQHQFWKVEMVSITTEERSLMELERMTECAEDVLKRLGLPFRTVVLSTGDMGFAARKTYDIEVWLPGQGCYREISSCSVCGDFQGRRMNARYRKEGDKTLKFVHSLNGSGTAVGRCLIAILENYQQADGSIIIPDVLQPYVKGMRCITA; this comes from the coding sequence ATGCTTGATATTAAGTGGATTCGTGAATACCCTGAAAAATTAGATGAAGCATTGGCAAAGAGAGGCATTGAGCCACAAGCTGAAAGGTTAATAAAACTTGATCTTGAGCGGCGGTCACATGTTGCTAAAGTGCAATCCGCACAGGAGCGTCGCAATGCGGCTTCAAAGGAAATAGGACAGGCTTTAGCTGCGTGTGATCAGACAATGGCTGAACATCTTAGAGCTGAGGTTGAAGAGATTAAAGTCTTTCTTTCTTCTGCTACAACAGAAGAAAAGCGATTGACAGAGAACTTTGAGAGAGCTCTTTCAACACTCCCGAATATTCCATTGGATGATGTTCCATTGGGTAAAGATGGAAGTGATAATGTTGTTATTCGACATTTTGGTACACCTGTGATGTTTGATTTTACACCAAAGGAACACTTTGATCTTGGTCAAAATCTCAAGCAGATGGATTTTGAGCGGGCAAGCCGTTTGTCGGGTGCACGTTTCACAGTGCTTTCAGGGGCATTGGCCCGGCTTGAACGCGCATTGGGTCAATTTATGCTTGATGTGCATGTTGATGAACATGGTTATACAGAAGTTTCGGTACCTCTTCTTGTTCGTGATGAGATTGTTTATGGAGCAGCTCAGTTGCCGAAATTTGCTGACGATCTCTTTCGGACGACAGATGGTCGGTGGCTTATTTCTACAGCAGAAGTACCGTTAACCAATTTGGTAAACAATGAAATTCTTGAGATATCAGATTTGCCACTGCGCTTTTCTTCTTTGACTCCTTGTTTTCGCTCAGAAGCTGGATCTGCAGGCCGTGATACACGTGGTATGTTGCGTCAACACCAGTTTTGGAAGGTAGAAATGGTATCAATTACTACTGAAGAGCGGTCTTTAATGGAACTAGAACGTATGACGGAATGTGCAGAAGATGTATTAAAACGGCTTGGTTTGCCTTTTCGTACAGTGGTTCTTTCTACTGGTGATATGGGATTTGCTGCCCGTAAGACTTATGATATTGAGGTGTGGCTTCCTGGCCAAGGATGTTATCGTGAAATTTCCAGTTGTTCAGTTTGTGGAGATTTTCAAGGGCGGCGCATGAATGCTCGGTATCGTAAAGAAGGTGATAAAACATTAAAATTCGTTCATAGTCTTAATGGTTCTGGTACAGCTGTTGGTCGTTGTCTTATTGCCATTCTTGAGAATTATCAGCAGGCTGATGGGTCGATTATTATACCAGATGTTTTACAACCTTATGTAAAGGGTATGCGTTGTATTACTGCTTAA